Below is a genomic region from Xylophilus sp. GW821-FHT01B05.
CACCCGGTGCCCGACGCGGCCGGCCTGGCCGCTGCCGAGCGCATGCTGCAGATGGTGCAGGGGCTGACGGCCGATGACCTGGTGCTGTGTTTGATATCCGGCGGCGGCTCGTCCTTGCTGACCTTGCCGGCCGAGGGCCTGACGCTGGAAGACAAGCAGCGCATCAACCGCGCCCTGCTGGAATCGGGCGCGCACATTGGCGAGATGAACTGCGTGCGCAAGCACCTGTCGCGCATCAAGGGCGGGCGCCTGGCGGCGGCCTGCGCGCCGGCGCGCGTGGTGACGCTGGCGATCAGCGACGTGCCGGGCGACGACCCGTCCATCATCGCCAGCGGCCCCACCGTGCCTGATGCCAGCACCTGCGCCGAGGCATTGGCCATCCTGGCGCGCTACGGCATCGAGGTGCCGGCCGCCGTGCGCGCGCGCCTGCAAGACGGCACGCTGGAAACCCCCAAGCCCGGCGACGCCTTGTTCGACGGCCACGTGGTGCAACTGATCGCCGCGCCGCAGCAGTCGCTGGAGGCGGCCGCCGATGCCGTGCGCGCCGCCGGCCTGCCCGCGTACATCCTGAGCGATGAGATCGAGGGCGAGTCGCGCGAGGTCGGCAAGGTGCATGCCGCGCTGGCACGCGCCGTGGCGCTGCGCGGCCAGCCGTTTGCGCGGCCCTGCGTGATCCTGTCGGGTGGCGAAACCACCGTCACCATCCGCCCACGCCAGCCCGGCGCCGCCAAAGGCCGCGGCGGCCGCGCCGGCGAGTTCTGCATGGGCCTGGCGCAGGCGCTGCAAGGCCAGCCCAACGTCTGGGCGCTGGCGGCCGATACCGATGGCATCGACGGTGTGGAAGACAACGCCGGCGCCTTCGTGCAGCCCGACACGCTGGCGCGCGGCCTGGCCGCCGGGCGCAAGGTGGCCGAGCACCTGGAGCGCAACGATGCCTATGGCTACTTCGAGGTGCTGGGGGATTTGCTGGTGACCGGGCCTACGAATACCAACGTGAACGATTTTCGGGCGCTGCTGGTGTTGTGATTTGAGGCGTCAAGGATGTGTTCTGCGAGCGCTTACTGTCCGCCGGTTTCATTTTTCTTCTTTCTCCCTTGATCGTAATGCCACTTGATGGCGAAAAACATGCCCGTGCCGAACACAAGAACCTTGAATGCAATGAAGAATATAGGGAAAAAATCCATCTTTGAGTATTTTATGGCTATTAATTGACACTATCTATCTCGATAGTAGCAAACCAGTGGTCGAGTAGCACTGGACATTTTGTCTCACTGATCGGGAGCAAGGCGTGCTGAATTTATGTGTTCCTTGAAACGTCGAATATCTTTGCGAGCCGCCTTTGCGCCTTCTCTCTCGCCGCCCATGTAGCCTCCCTCAATAACATTGCATCGTGTCCAGCACCTAAGTGGCAGCTTCTGGACCCATAGCTGTCCCGCACGTCAGAAATCCGATCAACAGGACCGCCGCAAAGCGGTCGCCGACCTGCGCGAAATCACGGGCGGCAACTGGCCCTTTGCTTCCAAAGCCTGGGGCAGAATTCGGCCAGAAGCTGACCTTCGCCTCGTGCACCCAGTCAGCTTGCAAATGGAGCGGCACAGAAAATTTGGCTATTGAGATGCAAGAAACGGATTGGCTTGAACCTTGGACATCGACCGCTGGCGCGGACGACGGCTACCTTCGTACCTTCGCGGAGCAGCTTGCTCGCGAAACGAGCCGGGGTCATGAACTGCACCAGGTTCCAGTGAAACTCATCGGCCGTGGCAACGGCGACGATGCACTTTTCGAGCTGCAGGACGGTACAGGCCGCGTTGCTCAGGTTCATCTTGTCTGGCAAGGGAGGCAAAAGCCGCCATGGCCTGGAACCGCAATCTTTGCAAGCCTTGAAGACTGGCGAATTAAAAGCATGATTCCGGAGAACCGTGAGTGGCAGGACTAGAGGAACAATTGGTATGAACAGCGTGATTGAAAAGAGCAAGTTTTTAAGTCTTGTACTTCGTCATGCACCAGAAAAAATCGGATTGTCACTGGACGGCGCTGGATGGGCGCAGGTTGACGTTCTTTTGGAACGAGCGAATGCCAACGGCGTTGCACTGAATCGGGAATCGCTAAGTCAGATTGTGGCCAGCAGCGATAAGCAACGGTTTGTTTTCAGCGACGACAGAGAGCGCATTCGCGCCAATCAGGGCCATTCCGTTGAGATAGACCTTGGGCTGCCGCCCCAGGAGCCGCCAAACCAATTGTTTCATGGAACTGCATTTCGGTTCCTTGAGTTAATTCGGAGCAATGGTCTACAGCCGATGGAGAGACAGCATGTGCACCTGTCGCCAGACGAGCAGACGGCAGAAAGCGTAGGCCGACGCCACGGTAAGCCTTGCGTCCTGTTGGTGAACGCGAAGGCAATGCACTTAAGCGGGCAGTTGTTCTTCCTCTCAAACAATGGCGTTTGGCTAACCGCAGCGGTACCACCGGAGTTCATCGGCTTCCCCCGCGACGGGGTATAACTGTCATCGCGTCACTTGTACGAACGGCCGCCTTGGAGGCCCCGCAAAGTCGGCTTTGGGCCCAAAGCAGCCATTGGCTGTTTCCTCATTCCTGGCCTTGTCAGCAGCAAGTCGAAAATGGGCGAACCGCCTTATCGAAGCGTCTGACCGGACGGCCATTGACCCATGACCGATAGCCAGAAACACAATCCCCATCTTGTCCCCACCCACACCACCACAGCCGCCGACTCCATCGCAAGCTGGGTAGCCCAGCACCATGGCATTGCGGTGCAGCAGTGCCACCTGATTCGTCGCGGGCTGAACGACAACTACGCGCTTCGGTCGGTCGACGGAAGCAAGTACGTGGCACGGCTGTGCTCGATCCGGCCGCGAGGCGGCTTCAACGTGGATTTCGAAGTTGCACTGCTGGCGCACTTGGCGGCCAAAGGCGCAGAGGTCGCAGCGGCGGTGCTGACAGCAGACAAACGCACGCACGTTCAATTGCAGTTCCCCGAAGGCCCGCGTGCGTTGCTTCTGTTTCGCCATGCTGAGGGCGTCACGCCCGAGTCCTTGGACGAGTTCGAACTGACCGGCCGTGCGTTGGCGCGGGTGCATGCTGCGGCGCAGGGCTACGCTGGGCCGCCTAGCCTTTACGCGCTGGACGGCCACCATCTTGCCGGCAGGACGCTGATGCACTTGGCGGCACATCCAGAAATGACCACCGAGTTGCTGGAGACATACAGCCAACTGGTGGCCCGCCTGCTTGCAGAGCTGATTGCAGCCGAAGAGGGGCTCACGCGTGTCCTGTGCCACGGTGACATGCATGGCTTCAACAACCATGTGGCGACGGACGCGGCCGGCGCCAAGAAAACCGTACTCTTCGACTTCGACGATGCAGGCCCGGGCTTCCTGGCATACGACCTGAGCGTGCTGCCGTGGTCGTACCTGAATCGCAAGAGCCTCAAGCAAGCAGACGACGCGTTGCGGGAGCGCTGGGTGCACTACCTGCGCGGCTATCGGGCGGGCGGCGGCGAGGTGAGCGACTGCGACTTGGCTGCGCTACCGCTTTTTGTACAGTTGCGGCACCTGTGGAACATCGGCGAGGCGGCGGGCCGTCTGCACCATTGGGGAACGAGCAACGTGCCTGCGGATTGGCTGCAGAAGCAGGTCGAGGTCTTCAAGGCGTGGAGCGCGCTGGATCTGCGCGCGTGATGCCGCGCTGCAAGGCCAGCCCAATGTCTGGGCGCTGGCGGCCGATACCGATGGCATCGACGGCGTGGAGGACAACGCCGGCGCCTTCGTGCAGCCCGACACACTGGCGCGCGGCCTGGCGGCGGGGCGCAAGGTGGCGGATCACCTGGAGCGCAACGATGCCTATGGCTACTTCGAGGTGCTGGGGGATTTGCTGGTGACCGGGCCTACGAATACCAACGTGAACGATTTTCGGGCGCTGCTGGTGTTGTGATTTTGGGGCGTGGCGCTTGGATGCGCCGGGCTCGGTGTTGCGCTGCCCGGTCTTCCACCGCCTCCTTTATGTCGCTGCGCAGAGCACGCCCTACTTGATGCTGGCGAGAGCCTTCTGCGGCGGGCGACGGCTGGTCAGCGTATCAATCCCCAACGTGTGCGTTTCGCCCTGCGAGCATCCCCGCACAGGCACCCAGGATCGCAATAGCTGCGGCCACCGTCAGCGCGGCAGTCCAGCCCTGCTGCCAATCGCGAATGGCGCCCAATACCATGGGGCCAGCGGCAGCCATGAGGTACCCAATGCCTTGCGCCATGCCTGAAAGAGCACCAGCCTCTTCAGCGGATCGGGTGCGCAGGCCGATGAATGTCAGGCCAAGAATCATGCTTGCCCCACTACCGAACCCGAGCAACGCAGACCAGACCAACGCCAAGCGCGGTAAAAAAATCAGCCCGAGCATAGAAACTGCGCAGATCAGGCTTGCGGAAATGGCCGCGGGCCGCTGGTCTGGCATTCGCCTGATGACGGTGGCCAGAATCAAGCCAGGGATGGCGGTAGCGAGCTGCAAAACGCCATGCATGGAGCCCGCTTGGGTGGCGGACAGGCCCTGGTCTACCAAAATTGTGGGAAGCCAGCTGACGGCTATGTAAAAAATCATGGCGTTGAAACCCATGAACAGCGTCACTTGCCATGCCAACGCGGAGCGCCACATGTTCGCTGAGCGCCCATGCCGGACGCTGACGGGAGTGCTCTTCGCAGGCGCATTGCGCCGTGGCGCCCAAGCTGCCAGAGCAATTGCGGGCAGAAGGATGAATGCCGCAAGAGCAAGTTGCCATCCATACGCTTGGGTCATTGGGGCGACCAGCGCCGAGCCGAGCGCACCGCCGGCACCCATCGTCAATGCGTAGGCACCTGTGAGCGATGCAACACGCCCCGGAAAATCACGTTTGACCAGGCTCGGCAGCAGTACGTTTCCAAACGCTATCCCAATGCCAATAACGGCGGTGCCGTAGTAAAGCAGCCACATGGAGCCGGTGGAGCGCATAACGATGCCCAGCGCGATGAGCATTAATGCTCCAAGAATCGTGCGATCAAGCCCGAACTTTCTTGCGATGGCCGGACTCACCGGAGAGAAAGCGGCAAAGGCGAGCAACGGCAGCGACGTCAGTGCCCCTACAGCCGCTGTGCTGAGACTGAAGTCACTTTGAATAAAGGTCAGGACGGGGGCCAAGCCTGTAAACGGTGCGCGGAGATTCATGGCGAGAAGCAGAATTCCAGCGATCAGGGCCATGTTGGACGGCGCCCGTTGAGTCATTGAAAAGGTCACAGAAAAGAAGAAGCTCGGAAAAGGGCTTCCGACTTTAGGTAAGCTGCGACTTAATTAATATAGAAGAATTGACCAATGATCACTAAAAAATGACATCACCGTCCAGGCCCCGCGTCAGCACCCCCGATGACTTCAACTCTGATCATTTCGGGCAGGCTGCCGTCGCTGTGCGGGTTCATGTGGAAGGCAAGCAGTCCGAACACCCTCTGCATCGCCACCGCAAAGGGCAGTTGATCCTGATGCTGCAAGGATCGGTGACTTGCGAGGTTCCTCAGGCGCTGTGGTTCGTGCCGCCGCAGCACGCGGTCTGGATACCGGGTGGCACGCCCCACAGCAGCAGAGCGTCCAGCAACGCCCAGCTCTACTTTCTGTTCATCGAGCCTGGCGCGGTCCGCATGCCCGACAACTGCTGCACATTGGCGATCACACCTCTGATCCGTGAACTGATTCGCCATCTCGCCCAAGAGGAGCCTGCTTACAGCCGGGGCAGCTCGACCGACAGGCTGGTCTCCGTGCTTCTGGACCAGTTGGCAGCGGCACCCATTGAACAACTGCACCTCCCAATTTCGCAGGAGCCAAGCATCAAGCGCATATTGGATGCGCTGACGGCGGACCCGGCTGACCGGACCACGCTGTCGCAATGGTCAGCGCGCCTGGCGATGAGCGACAGGACCTTGGCGCGGCTCGTTGTGCGCGAGACGGGATTGACATTTGGTCGCTGGCGCCAGCAACTTCATCTCATAGTTGCCCTTCGACATTTGGCCAACGGCGAGTCGGTTCAGCGAGTCTCAGGACTTCTGGGCTATGACTCGGTGACGGCGTTCATCACGATGTTCAAGAAGGCTCTGGGGAAGTCCCCCACCCAGTACTTCGCCAGCTTGCGGGAGTCCTCCTCCACTGCCGACTAGATGGTAGTGCTGCGCGGCTGCCGTAGAAGGCGAGGTTGCTGAAGACGTGGACGCTTGCCCACCGAGGTGCCGATTCCGCTACTCAGGCACTTGCCAAACCTCGCAGGCCCTGTCTTTGCCCCCAATCAATAACAGACCATTCAGTCTGATAAATATTTTGTAGACTATGGGGTCTACTAATTATTGATTGCCATGACTCAACTTCTTGCAGCAGTTGCCGACCACCCAGGCACATTGGTGGCTTTTCGTGTAGTCCTTACAACGTTCTTCTGGATGGCGGGCCTCTATGGTCTGTTCAACTTCAGCGCTATCGTCGACGAGATGGTCGCGGAGAAGCTGCCCGCGCCGGTGGCATTTGCGGTCGCGACGATTGCAACGCAGCTCATTGGCTCGGCACTGCTCATCTCGGACTATCGCGGGCTGGGCTGGCTTGGCGCCGGAGCGCTTGCCGTGTTCACGCTGCTGACCATTCCCATCGGGCACGCCTTCTGGACCTTCTCTGAACCAAAACGCACGGCAGAATTTCACATCGCCCTGGAGCACATTACCGTCGTGGGCGGCCTGCTCCTCGCAGGACTTCTTTCACTGAAAAAATGACCGAACCAAGCCCTCGTACCCGTGGTCGCCCTAAGGACGCCAGCAAGCGCGACGCCATCTTGATTGCCGCTCGCGGGCTCTTACTCGACTGCGGTGTAGATGTCACCACGGGCGAGGTCGCCGCAGCCGCTGGCGTTGCGAAGGCAACGCTCTACGCGAACTTCAAGGATAAAGATGAGCTGATTGAGGCGGTCATCCGGCGAGAGTCGGAGCAGGTTATTGCGGACGACTTCATTCAGGTGCGGCCAGGTGCCACGTTCGCGAAAGTGCTGCGCAGCTTTGGCGCCAAGTACGTCCGTTTTGTCAACCAAACGGACGTATCCGGGTGGGACCGCCTGATTGCGCATGGCGCCAAGCGAATTCCCCAGTTGCCCCATCGGTTCTATGAGGCGGGCCCTGGCCGGTGGAACCGACTACTGATGCAACTCCTGACGACCGGCGTTGATCTGGGATGCCTGCGCCCCCTGAACAATGCCCAGGCGGCAGAGGACTTGACGGCTCTCTGGATGGGTTCCACCAGCCTGAAGGTCAAACTTGGCGTTGGCAAGCCAATGAGTGAGAAAGCCATTCTGGCCAAAGTGGACCATGGCATCGACGTTTTCAAAACCTTCTACGGGGCTGCGATAGGGGATGCGCAGAACTGACAGGCCTTCTTTGGACGTCAGCATCTGGCCGCATTGCTGGCCGCTTAGAACGTGTTTGCGACCCGTCATCCCGCCAAGATGCTTGCGCGATCCCATAGAGTTCGTAAACACCTTCTTATAGCCATTCCTTTCAAGGTCTTGTGATGTGTTCGGTCGTTCTCGGGTCTTGCTGACGGCAGGAGCTGGGCCGAGCGCAGCGGCAGGCGGATCAGGGATCGCTCTTGTCTGCCGGGCGCAAAGCGGCCGAGCACCTGGAGCGCAACGATGCCTATGGCTACTTCGAGGCGCTGGGGGATCTGCTGGTGACGGGGCCGACCAATACCAACGTCAATGATTTCCGTGCGCTACTGATTTTGTAGCTTATAGCCCGTGATTCCTCTGCATTTCAGGTGCTTTTTTATCTGAAATGCAGGATCTACCAGGGGCTGCTGCTATCTTTTTTGTGAAAGCAGAAATCGCCGCCCGCTCAGCCCGGCGGGCGTGCCTGCAAGCCAGGCGCCTACCGCCGCCGCAGCCCGCGCGCGCCCAGCATGGCCAGTGCCAGGCTCATGGCTGCCAGCATCCAGGGCTGCAGCAGGGGGATGGCCGTTGGGTTTACCGGCCCGGCCGCAGCCATGATGGCAATGCCGCCTGGGTCGACGATGCGGCCGTCTGCCGCCAGGTCGCTGTCGCCGGGGCCGCCGTCGGTGATGCTCAGCGTCACGGTGTTGCCCGTGATCTGCACCTGGCTGGCGTCCAGCGCATACCAGTGGTCCTGCGGCTGCTGCGCCGTGGGGCCGTACTTCCAGTACTGCGCGTTGGCCGGCAGGGCATTGCCGGGGTAGCTCAGGCGCAGCGACAGCGTGCGGCCGGCCTGGTCGCAGGTGGCCTGGAAGCTCAGCAGGCCATGGGGCATGGCCGTGGCGCCCGGCGGCAGCGTGGCTGGTGCCGCCGGGTAGCTCACCGTGTCGAAGGCGCAAGTGTTGCCCTGGATATCGGTGGTGAGCGTGCCCTGTCCGCCGGGGCTGGGCGCGCTGTAGCCCGACTGTGCAAACTGCGCCACCACCGTGCAGTCCTGCGCCATCGCGGCCGTGGTGTAGGTGCTGCCCACCAGCGTGCCGCCGCAGGTACCGCCAACACTGGCTATGCGCCAGCCGCTGGCGGGCTGCAGGGTGAACTGCTGCACGCTGCCCAGGTCCAGCACTTGTGGCGTGGCCGGGCTGATCTGCCCACCGGCACCGCTCACGCTGGGCGTGACGGTGGGGGCGGCCAGATAGACCTGGCGCACCGAGCGGTGAAGTGAGGTTGATCCATTCGAGTAGCCGCCGCTGGCCATGCCCTCGGCACGCAGCCACAGGTTGCGGTTGCGCGGCAGCGCGGCGGCATCCAGGCCATCCAGCGCCCAGCCGCCGGGCACATAGGTGGCGGCGCCCAGGTTGGTCCAGCTGGCCTGGTCTTGCGACACCGCAAAGCGCACCTGCGCCAGCTCGGGCCCGCTGCCGCTACGCCACCAGCGCAGGCGGGCGCGGTCTGGCAACAGCTCCAGCGCCTGCAAGGCAGCCTCGGGCACGCTCAACCGGCCGATGCGGTTGCGCGTCTGGCCGCCCAGCTCGGTGAAAAAGCCCCCCACCAGTACCTTGCCGTCGGGCTGCACGGCCAGGCTGAGTACCGTGCTGTTGGCGCTGGGATCAAAGCCCGTGTCCAGCGAGCCATCGGCGTTGAGGCGGGCCAGGTAGTTGCGCGTCTGGCCGCCCAGCTGGGTGAAAAAGCCCCCCACCAGTACCTTGCCGTCGGGCTGCACGGCCAGGCTGTACACCATGCTGTTGGCGTCGGGATTGAAGCCCGTGTCCAGCGAGCCATCGGCGTTGAGGCGGGCCAGGCGGTTGCGCGTCTGGCCGCCCAGCTCGGTGAAAAAGCCCCCCACCAGTACCTTGCCGTCGGGCTGCACGGCCAAGCTGTACACCCAGTCGTTGGCGCCGGGATCAAAGCCCGTGTCCAGCGAGCCATCGGCGTTGAGGCGGGCCAGGCGGTTGCGCGTCTGGCCGCCCAGCTGGGTGAAAGCGCCCCCCACCAGTACCTTGCCGTCGGGCTGCACGGCCAGGCTGAACACCCAGTTGTTGGCGTTGGGATTGAAGCCCGTGTCCAGCGAGCCATCGGCGTTGAGGCGGGCCAGGCGGTTGCGCGTCTGGCCGCCCAGCTGGGTGAAAGCGCCCCCCACCAGTACCTTGCCGTCGGGCTGCACGGCCAGGCTGTACACCGGGTCGTTGGCGCCGGGATCAAAGCCCGTGTCCAGCGAGCC
It encodes:
- a CDS encoding phosphotransferase, whose translation is MTDSQKHNPHLVPTHTTTAADSIASWVAQHHGIAVQQCHLIRRGLNDNYALRSVDGSKYVARLCSIRPRGGFNVDFEVALLAHLAAKGAEVAAAVLTADKRTHVQLQFPEGPRALLLFRHAEGVTPESLDEFELTGRALARVHAAAQGYAGPPSLYALDGHHLAGRTLMHLAAHPEMTTELLETYSQLVARLLAELIAAEEGLTRVLCHGDMHGFNNHVATDAAGAKKTVLFDFDDAGPGFLAYDLSVLPWSYLNRKSLKQADDALRERWVHYLRGYRAGGGEVSDCDLAALPLFVQLRHLWNIGEAAGRLHHWGTSNVPADWLQKQVEVFKAWSALDLRA
- a CDS encoding TetR/AcrR family transcriptional regulator C-terminal domain-containing protein; this encodes MTEPSPRTRGRPKDASKRDAILIAARGLLLDCGVDVTTGEVAAAAGVAKATLYANFKDKDELIEAVIRRESEQVIADDFIQVRPGATFAKVLRSFGAKYVRFVNQTDVSGWDRLIAHGAKRIPQLPHRFYEAGPGRWNRLLMQLLTTGVDLGCLRPLNNAQAAEDLTALWMGSTSLKVKLGVGKPMSEKAILAKVDHGIDVFKTFYGAAIGDAQN
- a CDS encoding RNA 2'-phosphotransferase, encoding MNSVIEKSKFLSLVLRHAPEKIGLSLDGAGWAQVDVLLERANANGVALNRESLSQIVASSDKQRFVFSDDRERIRANQGHSVEIDLGLPPQEPPNQLFHGTAFRFLELIRSNGLQPMERQHVHLSPDEQTAESVGRRHGKPCVLLVNAKAMHLSGQLFFLSNNGVWLTAAVPPEFIGFPRDGV
- a CDS encoding MFS transporter, coding for MALIAGILLLAMNLRAPFTGLAPVLTFIQSDFSLSTAAVGALTSLPLLAFAAFSPVSPAIARKFGLDRTILGALMLIALGIVMRSTGSMWLLYYGTAVIGIGIAFGNVLLPSLVKRDFPGRVASLTGAYALTMGAGGALGSALVAPMTQAYGWQLALAAFILLPAIALAAWAPRRNAPAKSTPVSVRHGRSANMWRSALAWQVTLFMGFNAMIFYIAVSWLPTILVDQGLSATQAGSMHGVLQLATAIPGLILATVIRRMPDQRPAAISASLICAVSMLGLIFLPRLALVWSALLGFGSGASMILGLTFIGLRTRSAEEAGALSGMAQGIGYLMAAAGPMVLGAIRDWQQGWTAALTVAAAIAILGACAGMLAGRNAHVGD
- a CDS encoding DoxX family protein; amino-acid sequence: MTQLLAAVADHPGTLVAFRVVLTTFFWMAGLYGLFNFSAIVDEMVAEKLPAPVAFAVATIATQLIGSALLISDYRGLGWLGAGALAVFTLLTIPIGHAFWTFSEPKRTAEFHIALEHITVVGGLLLAGLLSLKK
- a CDS encoding helix-turn-helix transcriptional regulator; protein product: MTSPSRPRVSTPDDFNSDHFGQAAVAVRVHVEGKQSEHPLHRHRKGQLILMLQGSVTCEVPQALWFVPPQHAVWIPGGTPHSSRASSNAQLYFLFIEPGAVRMPDNCCTLAITPLIRELIRHLAQEEPAYSRGSSTDRLVSVLLDQLAAAPIEQLHLPISQEPSIKRILDALTADPADRTTLSQWSARLAMSDRTLARLVVRETGLTFGRWRQQLHLIVALRHLANGESVQRVSGLLGYDSVTAFITMFKKALGKSPTQYFASLRESSSTAD
- a CDS encoding IPTL-CTERM sorting domain-containing protein, translating into MQACSAPAAMASTSLGPAAPRPLWRWAFFCFCCLCLLGLWHLPAKAQNANDGFDPNANSTVYSLAVQPDGKVLVGGNFTQLGGQTRNRLARLNADGSLDTGFDPGANSTVYSLAVQPDGKVLVGGNFTQLGGQTRNRLARLNADGSLDTGFDPGADNLVLSLAVQPDGKVLVGGFFTLLGGQTRNYLARLNADGSLDTGFDPGANSLVYSLAVQPDGKVLVGGGFTQLGGQTRNYLARLNADGSLDTGFNPGANSTVLSLAVQPDGKVLVGGNFTQLGGQTRNSLARLNADGSLDTGFNPSANNSVYSLAVQPDGKVLVGGLFTQLGGQTRNRLARLNADGSLDTGFDPGANDLVLSLAVQPDGKVLVGGFFTLLGGQTRNYLARLNADGSLDTGFDPGANDPVYSLAVQPDGKVLVGGAFTQLGGQTRNRLARLNADGSLDTGFNPNANNWVFSLAVQPDGKVLVGGAFTQLGGQTRNRLARLNADGSLDTGFDPGANDWVYSLAVQPDGKVLVGGFFTELGGQTRNRLARLNADGSLDTGFNPDANSMVYSLAVQPDGKVLVGGFFTQLGGQTRNYLARLNADGSLDTGFDPSANSTVLSLAVQPDGKVLVGGFFTELGGQTRNRIGRLSVPEAALQALELLPDRARLRWWRSGSGPELAQVRFAVSQDQASWTNLGAATYVPGGWALDGLDAAALPRNRNLWLRAEGMASGGYSNGSTSLHRSVRQVYLAAPTVTPSVSGAGGQISPATPQVLDLGSVQQFTLQPASGWRIASVGGTCGGTLVGSTYTTAAMAQDCTVVAQFAQSGYSAPSPGGQGTLTTDIQGNTCAFDTVSYPAAPATLPPGATAMPHGLLSFQATCDQAGRTLSLRLSYPGNALPANAQYWKYGPTAQQPQDHWYALDASQVQITGNTVTLSITDGGPGDSDLAADGRIVDPGGIAIMAAAGPVNPTAIPLLQPWMLAAMSLALAMLGARGLRRR
- a CDS encoding glycerate kinase; translated protein: MTDFRTDPRAFLRHLFDVAVRRAQPLHTLEPFLPQPPKGRTVVIGAGKAGGAMVQALEALWPASAPLSGLVVTRYHHIPERPAGLPERIELVEAAHPVPDAAGLAAAERMLQMVQGLTADDLVLCLISGGGSSLLTLPAEGLTLEDKQRINRALLESGAHIGEMNCVRKHLSRIKGGRLAAACAPARVVTLAISDVPGDDPSIIASGPTVPDASTCAEALAILARYGIEVPAAVRARLQDGTLETPKPGDALFDGHVVQLIAAPQQSLEAAADAVRAAGLPAYILSDEIEGESREVGKVHAALARAVALRGQPFARPCVILSGGETTVTIRPRQPGAAKGRGGRAGEFCMGLAQALQGQPNVWALAADTDGIDGVEDNAGAFVQPDTLARGLAAGRKVAEHLERNDAYGYFEVLGDLLVTGPTNTNVNDFRALLVL